In the Brassica napus cultivar Da-Ae chromosome A7, Da-Ae, whole genome shotgun sequence genome, one interval contains:
- the LOC106356948 gene encoding protein RGF1 INDUCIBLE TRANSCRIPTION FACTOR 1, with protein sequence MEPMMRAQEEEKEEEEGHYRSPPWLIPMLRANYFVPCSIHAGSNKSECNMFCLDCTSDAFCSYCLVNHKNHRVLQIRRSSYHNVVRVNEIQKYIDISCVQTYIINSARIVFLNERPQPRIGKGVTNTCEICFRSLLDSYRFCSLGCKLGGMKRGNQSLTFSFKGKHEREYLGGSESDEATTPTKIRKTCAFNRLMSGLLICTTVKSDYFSGDQRCTSSGDESGFNLSPGTPPIYNHRNSSRRKGVPHRAPF encoded by the exons ATG GAACCAATGATGagagcacaagaagaagaaaaagaagaagaagaaggtcattATCGGAGTCCACCATGGCTAATCCCAATGCTAAGAGCAAACTACTTCGTTCCGTGTTCGATCCACGCCGGTTCCAACAAAAGCGAATGCAACATGTTCTGTCTTGACTGCACTTCCGATGCCTTTTGCTCTTACTGTTTGGTCAATCACAAAAACCATCGTGTCCTTCAG ataCGTAGATCATCATACCACAACGTTGTGAGGGTAAACGAGATTCAGAAGTACATAGACATATCTTGTGTTCAGACATATATAATCAACAGCGCAAGGATCGTGTTCTTGAACGAACGTCCTCAGCCAAGAATCGGCAAAGGCGTTACCAATACTTGTGAAATATGTTTCAGAAGCCTTCTTGATTCTTACCGTTTCTGCTCTCTTGGTTGCAAA CTTGGAGGGATGAAGAGAGGGAATCAAAGTCTAACCTTCTCTTTCAAAGGGAAGCATGAGAGAGAGTATCTAGGTGGGTCGGAATCTGATGAGGCGACCACACCAACTAAGATACGTAAGACGTGTGCTTTCAACCGTCTGATGAGTGGTCTTCTTATCTGCACCACCGTTAAGTCAGATTACTTTTCAGGAGATCAACGGTGTACGAGCTCCGGTGATGAAAGCGGTTTTAATCTTTCTCCGGGAACACCGCCGATATATAATCACCGGAACTCAAGCAGACGGAAGGGTGTACCACACCGTGCTCCGTTCTGA